From a single Planococcus shenhongbingii genomic region:
- a CDS encoding nitroreductase family protein, which produces MQNPIDQNIMERRTIKKFKKDPVDVEEIIELLNIAKWAPNHKVNQPWRFQLYTGAGKEKFVQAFIDSMPKIDGAISPKVLNKAQYFRDIPLHLVVIMPEDPRQRRWDEDYGAISSLLQNFQLAAWARGIGMIWRSNDWIYDPVFREAVGVAPGEKIVATMMIGYPDHIPEKRERTDIREKLDIISE; this is translated from the coding sequence ATGCAGAATCCAATAGATCAAAACATCATGGAACGCCGGACCATTAAGAAATTCAAGAAAGATCCAGTTGATGTGGAAGAAATTATCGAGTTATTGAATATTGCCAAATGGGCACCGAACCATAAAGTGAACCAGCCTTGGCGTTTCCAATTGTATACAGGAGCCGGCAAGGAGAAATTTGTTCAAGCTTTTATCGATTCCATGCCAAAAATAGATGGTGCGATTTCACCGAAAGTATTGAATAAAGCCCAGTACTTCCGTGACATTCCCTTGCATTTGGTTGTCATCATGCCGGAAGATCCCCGGCAAAGACGATGGGACGAGGATTACGGCGCGATCTCTTCGCTCCTCCAGAATTTCCAGCTTGCAGCTTGGGCTCGAGGCATTGGCATGATTTGGCGTTCTAATGACTGGATTTATGATCCAGTGTTCCGGGAAGCCGTCGGAGTAGCGCCTGGAGAAAAAATTGTTGCCACCATGATGATCGGCTATCCAGATCATATTCCGGAAAAACGCGAACGCACAGACATCCGGGAAAAACTTGATATTATCAGTGAGTAA
- a CDS encoding hotdog fold thioesterase, whose product MKQKSYDKTIMGALGIEMGEATADRVTATMPVHDATHQPIGLLHGGASVVLAETVASFGTWNLIDQENEIAVGLEINANHIRGKQEGVVTAIGTPLHKGRTTMIWDIKIIDEEEKLICVSRCTVAIVKKSR is encoded by the coding sequence ATGAAACAGAAATCCTATGATAAAACGATTATGGGAGCGCTCGGCATTGAGATGGGAGAGGCAACAGCCGACCGTGTCACAGCGACGATGCCGGTACATGATGCCACCCATCAGCCGATAGGCCTTTTGCATGGCGGGGCATCGGTTGTTTTAGCGGAAACAGTGGCGAGTTTCGGAACGTGGAATTTAATCGACCAGGAAAACGAAATTGCGGTCGGTTTAGAAATAAACGCCAACCATATCCGCGGTAAACAAGAAGGGGTTGTTACGGCTATCGGAACGCCGCTCCATAAAGGCCGCACGACAATGATATGGGACATAAAAATCATCGATGAAGAAGAGAAGCTGATTTGTGTATCAAGGTGCACAGTAGCGATTGTTAAAAAAAGCCGATAG
- the coaW gene encoding type II pantothenate kinase, whose product MIVGIDAGGTLIKVAYSENGSSQFTKYPIAEIEQVAAWVNELDNPEVCLTGGKSGVLRSLLTKEAKEMVEFEATHQGVQFLLDQMGREEAVYVVTNVGTGTSIHCIQNNAQERLGGTGVGGGTLVGLSHLLTGITDFEEIVELASKGSRDRIDLKVKHIYEDKEPPIPGDLTASNFGNDLFSVAGELSKEELLATVVGLVGETVSTLSVIAARQCQSSTVIYIGSSFIHNPLLKEVVETYTILRGSKPLFLENGEFSGAVGAMISLT is encoded by the coding sequence ATGATTGTCGGTATAGATGCAGGCGGAACTTTGATTAAAGTGGCGTACTCGGAGAACGGCTCGTCGCAATTCACAAAGTATCCAATTGCAGAAATTGAGCAGGTTGCCGCTTGGGTTAATGAGTTGGATAATCCAGAAGTTTGTTTAACTGGAGGGAAATCTGGTGTATTGCGTTCCCTTTTGACTAAAGAAGCAAAGGAAATGGTGGAGTTTGAAGCTACACACCAAGGCGTCCAATTCCTGCTTGACCAAATGGGCCGCGAGGAAGCGGTCTACGTAGTCACAAACGTTGGCACAGGAACGTCCATCCATTGCATCCAAAACAACGCACAGGAGCGCCTTGGAGGCACTGGAGTCGGCGGTGGAACGTTGGTCGGGCTGAGCCATTTGCTGACAGGTATAACTGATTTTGAAGAAATTGTGGAATTGGCAAGCAAAGGTTCGAGAGATCGTATCGATTTGAAAGTAAAACACATTTATGAAGACAAAGAACCGCCGATACCGGGCGATCTGACCGCCAGCAATTTTGGCAATGATTTATTTTCTGTTGCCGGAGAGTTATCCAAAGAAGAACTGCTAGCAACGGTTGTCGGGCTTGTCGGGGAAACTGTGAGTACTTTAAGTGTCATAGCAGCTCGCCAGTGCCAGAGTTCGACTGTTATTTATATTGGCTCGTCTTTTATCCACAATCCGTTATTAAAAGAAGTGGTGGAGACCTATACAATTTTACGAGGTTCAAAGCCGTTGTTCCTGGAAAACGGAGAATTCTCAGGAGCAGTTGGCGCGATGATCAGCTTAACATAA
- a CDS encoding class I adenylate-forming enzyme family protein yields MLITESISNYAKNQPGKMYTSYQGRDWTYSEFYEKAKRIAAYFQQKGYKKDDIIALYALNSDTFLVCYFGIQLGGFTAMPVNTKLAAPEVEYIFSNSEAKALIYDVRIEEVIKGTSHEFQDILAIGGEDTVGQVIGDESLEFVAVTLEGEDTAVVMYTSGTTGKTKGVMLTHANIQACAEIWSEAMAITEQDRMLISTPLFHCAAAHVFVVPVTHKGGSLVIEEAFSPDKTLKMLESAKPTMFFGVPAMYSIILNLPDIQKVQLPSLRLFCYGAAPMPYELVKKLKETFPNVSVQNCYGQTENAPAASSLKDRFALDKIGSVGEVLPQTQIRVVNEFGEPLPTGQVGEIVVKGPQVMKGYLRNEEATRQAIKNGWLYSGDLGKFDEDGLLYIVDRKKDMIIRGGENVYPVEVEEVLYQIPELLEAAVVGVPHEVYGEVPKAYAVKKPGQDVSEEQIQAYCATKLAKYKVPLEVEFMEELPRNASGKVLKHTLRVPENLRS; encoded by the coding sequence ATGTTGATAACGGAAAGCATAAGCAATTACGCCAAGAATCAGCCTGGAAAAATGTATACCTCTTACCAAGGACGAGACTGGACGTACAGTGAGTTCTATGAAAAAGCCAAGCGGATTGCTGCTTACTTTCAGCAGAAAGGCTATAAAAAAGATGACATCATCGCATTATATGCTTTGAACTCTGATACGTTCCTTGTTTGTTATTTCGGCATTCAGCTGGGTGGCTTCACGGCGATGCCGGTCAATACCAAATTGGCAGCGCCTGAAGTGGAATATATTTTTTCGAATTCAGAAGCGAAAGCCTTGATTTATGATGTACGGATTGAGGAAGTAATCAAAGGCACCTCCCATGAGTTCCAGGATATTTTAGCGATTGGCGGAGAAGATACGGTTGGCCAAGTGATTGGCGATGAATCACTGGAGTTTGTTGCGGTTACGTTAGAAGGAGAAGACACGGCTGTGGTCATGTATACTTCCGGGACAACCGGGAAAACGAAAGGGGTTATGCTGACCCATGCCAATATCCAAGCATGCGCTGAGATCTGGTCCGAGGCGATGGCAATTACGGAACAAGACCGCATGTTGATATCGACGCCGCTTTTCCACTGTGCTGCAGCTCATGTATTCGTGGTGCCGGTGACGCATAAAGGAGGATCTTTAGTTATAGAAGAAGCTTTTTCGCCCGATAAGACGCTAAAGATGCTGGAATCTGCCAAGCCTACAATGTTTTTCGGTGTGCCGGCGATGTACAGTATCATTTTGAACCTTCCGGATATCCAAAAAGTCCAATTGCCGTCTCTGCGTCTATTTTGTTACGGTGCTGCACCGATGCCGTATGAGCTCGTGAAGAAATTGAAAGAGACGTTTCCAAATGTAAGCGTCCAAAACTGCTATGGGCAAACTGAAAATGCGCCTGCTGCTTCGTCGTTAAAAGATCGTTTTGCGCTTGATAAAATCGGGTCAGTCGGCGAAGTGCTGCCTCAGACACAAATCCGGGTAGTGAATGAATTCGGAGAGCCGCTGCCAACCGGTCAAGTCGGCGAAATCGTCGTTAAAGGCCCGCAAGTGATGAAAGGCTATTTGAGAAACGAAGAAGCAACACGCCAAGCCATTAAAAATGGCTGGTTATACAGCGGAGACCTTGGAAAGTTCGACGAAGACGGCTTGTTGTATATCGTGGACCGGAAAAAAGATATGATCATCCGAGGCGGAGAAAATGTCTATCCGGTGGAAGTGGAAGAAGTGCTGTATCAAATCCCGGAATTGCTTGAAGCGGCTGTTGTCGGTGTGCCCCATGAAGTTTACGGAGAAGTGCCGAAAGCATATGCCGTTAAAAAGCCGGGGCAGGATGTTTCAGAAGAACAAATTCAAGCGTACTGTGCCACAAAGTTGGCGAAATACAAAGTGCCGCTGGAAGTGGAGTTTATGGAAGAATTGCCTCGCAATGCTTCTGGTAAAGTGCTGAAACATACGCTGCGTGTACCGGAAAATTTAAGAAGTTAA
- the katA gene encoding catalase KatA, with protein sequence MSTDKRSLTTSWGAPVSDNQNSQTAGQRGPVLLQDVHLLEKLAHFNRERIPERVVHAKGGGAHGYFEVTQDVTKYTKAAFLSEVGKKTDMFARFSTVAGELGSADTLRDPRGFSLKFYTEEGNYDLVGNNTPVFFIRDAIKFPDFIHTQKRDPKTHLKNPNAVWDFWSLSPESLHQVTYLMGDRGIPATWRHMHGFGSHTFKWTNAEGESVWVKYHFLTEQGIKNITQEVADKIAGENPDFHTEDLFNAIEEGDFPAWKLYVQIMPLEDANTYRFDPFDVTKTWSHKDYPLIEVGRMVLNRNPENYFAEVEQATFSPGTLVPGIDVSPDKMLQGRLFAYHDAHRYRVGANHQMLPINAAKNQVNNYQRDGQMNFGNNGGGSVYYEPNSYGGPIETPAAKPAPLAVEGFTDAVPYREEDHYTQPGDLYRLQSAEEQERLVATFVGGLSAVTKEDIKLRQIAHLYKADADFGTRVAEGLGLPVPGLTEVK encoded by the coding sequence ATGAGTACAGATAAAAGATCTTTAACAACAAGTTGGGGTGCCCCGGTAAGCGACAACCAGAACTCACAGACAGCTGGACAGCGCGGACCCGTATTGCTTCAAGATGTTCATCTTCTTGAGAAATTAGCGCATTTCAATAGAGAACGTATTCCTGAACGCGTGGTTCATGCTAAGGGTGGTGGCGCTCACGGTTACTTTGAAGTCACACAAGATGTTACCAAATATACCAAAGCTGCTTTCTTATCAGAAGTTGGCAAGAAAACTGATATGTTCGCACGCTTCTCTACAGTTGCCGGCGAACTTGGATCTGCGGACACACTTCGCGACCCACGCGGTTTTTCCTTGAAATTCTATACTGAAGAAGGAAACTATGACTTAGTCGGAAACAACACACCAGTTTTCTTCATTCGCGATGCAATCAAGTTCCCTGATTTTATCCATACACAAAAACGCGACCCAAAAACCCACTTGAAAAACCCTAACGCAGTGTGGGACTTCTGGTCGTTATCACCTGAATCGCTGCACCAAGTTACCTACTTGATGGGCGACCGCGGCATCCCTGCAACATGGCGCCATATGCACGGATTTGGAAGCCACACATTCAAATGGACAAACGCTGAAGGCGAATCTGTTTGGGTGAAATATCATTTCCTGACTGAACAAGGCATCAAAAACATCACGCAAGAAGTGGCTGACAAGATTGCCGGTGAAAATCCGGACTTCCACACAGAAGATCTTTTCAACGCAATCGAAGAAGGCGACTTCCCAGCTTGGAAATTATACGTTCAAATCATGCCATTGGAAGATGCGAACACATACCGCTTTGACCCATTCGATGTAACAAAAACATGGTCTCACAAAGACTATCCATTGATCGAAGTTGGACGCATGGTGCTTAACCGCAATCCTGAAAACTATTTTGCAGAAGTTGAGCAAGCTACATTCTCGCCTGGCACATTGGTTCCTGGCATCGACGTGTCTCCGGACAAAATGCTGCAAGGCCGTTTGTTCGCCTATCATGATGCACATCGCTACCGCGTAGGCGCTAATCACCAAATGCTGCCGATCAACGCAGCGAAAAACCAAGTCAACAACTACCAGCGCGATGGCCAAATGAACTTTGGCAATAACGGCGGCGGTTCTGTTTACTACGAACCGAACAGCTACGGCGGCCCTATTGAAACTCCTGCTGCGAAACCGGCTCCGCTTGCAGTTGAAGGCTTCACGGATGCCGTGCCTTACCGTGAAGAAGATCATTACACACAACCAGGTGACCTTTACCGACTGCAATCTGCAGAAGAACAAGAACGCCTGGTAGCAACTTTCGTCGGCGGCTTGAGCGCGGTTACGAAAGAAGATATCAAACTTCGCCAAATCGCTCATTTGTATAAAGCGGATGCTGATTTCGGAACACGTGTCGCAGAAGGCCTCGGCCTTCCAGTTCCAGGCCTTACTGAAGTTAAATAA
- a CDS encoding LysM peptidoglycan-binding domain-containing protein, producing the protein MKKIAFSLLATSSLALFIGVSDVDASSYTIKPGDTLWKVASTNNVSVANIKKWNNLTSDTIRPNQSLKLTAPVPAKSSTSISKPSTSSPTASAANSYIVKSGDTLSRIATLHKTTVKDLQKLNGLSNFLIFPGQKLKVSGTATAPAASKTPAPAKTAAPVTAPAAPGGTYKVASGDTLTNIAHRHGISVTQIMNWNNLSSSLIRVGQVLKVNNSLVATQPKTTPVSKPTVMATGAAEKVVSTATSLIGIPYVWGGATTSGFDCSGFIYYVYNKAGINLPRTNTTGYDARSYDVSNPKVGDLVFFSNTYRAGISHMGIYLGDNKFIHAGGDRVQITSLSDKYWGKHFDGFKRLYAMD; encoded by the coding sequence ATGAAGAAGATTGCTTTCTCGCTACTTGCTACCAGTTCTTTAGCCTTATTTATTGGAGTTTCAGATGTTGATGCAAGTTCATACACGATTAAACCTGGTGATACTCTTTGGAAAGTCGCTTCAACGAATAACGTCTCGGTGGCCAATATTAAAAAGTGGAATAACTTAACATCTGATACTATCCGCCCAAACCAATCCTTAAAATTAACAGCTCCGGTGCCGGCAAAAAGTTCCACTTCCATCAGCAAACCAAGCACTTCTTCACCAACTGCGAGTGCAGCGAATTCTTACATAGTGAAATCCGGTGATACGCTATCCCGAATTGCAACTTTACATAAGACCACTGTGAAAGATCTTCAAAAACTAAATGGCCTTTCAAATTTCTTGATTTTCCCAGGCCAAAAATTAAAAGTAAGCGGAACAGCGACAGCACCAGCTGCTTCAAAAACTCCGGCTCCCGCAAAAACAGCAGCTCCTGTAACTGCTCCTGCAGCACCCGGCGGCACATACAAAGTGGCAAGCGGCGACACATTGACCAATATTGCACATCGCCATGGCATCTCAGTTACACAAATCATGAATTGGAATAACTTGAGTTCAAGTTTGATTCGCGTTGGCCAAGTGCTGAAAGTAAATAATTCTTTGGTAGCAACACAGCCAAAAACGACCCCTGTTTCCAAACCGACCGTAATGGCAACAGGAGCGGCAGAGAAAGTGGTTTCTACAGCTACATCACTGATCGGTATACCATATGTCTGGGGCGGCGCTACAACTAGCGGTTTCGACTGCAGCGGATTTATCTATTATGTATACAACAAAGCTGGCATCAATCTTCCCCGGACTAATACAACCGGCTATGATGCCCGTTCATATGATGTCAGCAATCCGAAAGTCGGCGATTTGGTCTTCTTCAGCAATACTTACCGTGCAGGCATCTCTCACATGGGAATTTACTTGGGAGACAATAAATTCATCCATGCCGGTGGAGACCGTGTGCAAATTACAAGCTTGAGCGACAAGTATTGGGGCAAGCATTTCGACGGCTTCAAGCGCTTGTATGCAATGGATTAA
- a CDS encoding solute symporter family protein — MNATVIIIFLIIVGMTLVITYFAAKRTNTTSDFYTAGGGLTGWQNGMAIAGDYLSAASFLGIAGSIALFGFDGFLFSIGYLVAYLVVLFVVAEPLRNLGKFTLADMINARFNAKKVRGAAALSSITIVIFYMIAQLVGAGALIQLLFGIDYLWAVLLVGIMMTIYVLFGGMTATSWVQIIKAVLLMVGTVILSFLVLQRFDFSILEMFAQVKTATPHGEAFLNPGVKYKIPLDTISLMLALVLGTAGLPHILMRFFTVRDAKTARSSVMWATWIVGIFYVMTIFLGFGAAAFVGSEKIISTNAAGNMAAPLLAQALGGDILMSFISAVAFATILAVVAGLVLSGASAFAHDIYGQIIKKGKATERQQMLAARYASVGVAVLSILLAIFAQSLNVAFLVSLAFCIAASANLPVIVYTIFWKKFNTTGAVSAILTGLISALVLVSISPSVMNPEAGAAILTGNPIFPLTNPAIVSIPLGFIGGLVGTLVSKESDLKRFAEVKVRANTGGFRQL, encoded by the coding sequence ATGAATGCTACAGTAATCATTATCTTTTTAATCATCGTGGGCATGACCCTTGTCATTACTTACTTTGCCGCAAAGCGAACCAACACTACCAGCGACTTTTATACGGCAGGCGGCGGCTTGACGGGCTGGCAAAACGGAATGGCGATTGCAGGGGATTATTTGTCAGCTGCCTCATTTCTGGGGATTGCCGGATCTATTGCATTGTTCGGTTTTGACGGATTCCTGTTTTCCATCGGTTATCTAGTTGCTTATTTAGTTGTTTTGTTCGTTGTGGCAGAGCCACTTCGAAACCTTGGAAAATTTACTTTGGCGGATATGATCAATGCGCGTTTTAATGCCAAGAAAGTACGCGGCGCTGCTGCATTAAGTTCAATTACCATTGTTATTTTCTATATGATCGCCCAACTTGTAGGGGCCGGTGCACTTATTCAATTGCTGTTTGGAATCGATTATTTATGGGCGGTCCTGCTCGTTGGTATTATGATGACAATCTATGTCCTTTTCGGAGGTATGACAGCTACAAGCTGGGTTCAAATTATTAAAGCCGTCCTTTTGATGGTTGGTACGGTCATCCTGTCGTTCTTGGTGCTGCAGCGCTTCGACTTCAGTATCCTGGAAATGTTTGCTCAAGTGAAAACGGCAACTCCGCATGGAGAAGCTTTCTTAAATCCTGGAGTAAAATACAAAATTCCGTTAGACACGATTTCGCTAATGCTGGCTTTGGTGCTTGGTACAGCAGGCTTGCCGCATATCCTAATGCGCTTCTTTACCGTTAGGGATGCGAAAACTGCCAGAAGTTCCGTTATGTGGGCAACTTGGATTGTCGGAATCTTCTACGTTATGACGATTTTCCTTGGATTCGGTGCTGCTGCTTTTGTAGGGTCAGAAAAGATCATCAGCACAAATGCTGCCGGAAATATGGCGGCACCGCTGCTGGCCCAAGCATTAGGCGGAGACATTTTGATGTCCTTTATTTCAGCGGTTGCATTTGCTACCATCTTAGCGGTTGTAGCCGGGTTGGTACTATCGGGTGCTTCAGCATTTGCTCACGATATTTACGGCCAGATTATTAAAAAAGGAAAAGCGACCGAGCGCCAGCAAATGCTGGCTGCCCGCTATGCATCTGTTGGAGTGGCGGTTTTATCCATTTTGCTAGCGATTTTTGCGCAAAGCTTGAATGTAGCGTTTTTAGTTTCATTGGCATTTTGTATTGCAGCAAGCGCAAACTTGCCGGTTATTGTCTACACAATTTTCTGGAAAAAATTCAATACTACTGGAGCTGTTTCTGCCATCTTAACAGGCTTGATTTCAGCGCTGGTTCTAGTATCAATCAGCCCGAGCGTTATGAATCCGGAAGCGGGAGCTGCGATTTTGACCGGCAACCCGATCTTCCCATTGACGAATCCGGCTATTGTCTCAATCCCGCTTGGCTTTATCGGCGGCTTGGTCGGCACGCTTGTCTCTAAAGAAAGCGACCTCAAGAGATTTGCAGAAGTTAAAGTCCGTGCCAATACAGGCGGCTTTAGACAGCTTTAA
- a CDS encoding NAD(P)H-dependent flavin oxidoreductase produces MLKLPVIISPMFLVSTPKMVIEAGNAGVVGSFPLLNARPIEVCADWLLEVKEALADKPWAVNFICHRGSNKRYSDDLEMIRRYEPPIVITSLGAPADVIDIVHAYGGLVYSDVANVRHAKKAAASGVDGLVLVSAGAGGHGGTLNPFAFIAAVKKFYNGTIILSGALSTGADVAAAKLMGADYAYMGTRFLAAEESDAPEEYKQMVIDSTIEDVLYTDSFSGVPVNVLVPSLIKEGIDPKTLKPREDIDLSHLVDAKAWRDIWSAGHGVTTITKRETTKEIVDTLIAEYEEGVASLIRNA; encoded by the coding sequence ATGCTTAAACTGCCTGTCATCATCTCTCCTATGTTCCTGGTATCTACACCGAAAATGGTGATTGAAGCAGGCAATGCAGGGGTCGTTGGTTCATTTCCATTATTAAATGCGCGGCCGATTGAAGTTTGTGCTGATTGGCTGCTTGAAGTAAAAGAGGCTCTTGCAGATAAACCTTGGGCAGTCAATTTTATCTGCCATAGAGGTTCCAATAAACGATACAGCGACGACTTGGAAATGATTCGCCGATACGAACCTCCGATTGTCATTACTTCTTTAGGGGCGCCGGCGGATGTCATTGACATTGTCCATGCCTATGGAGGCCTCGTTTATTCAGATGTGGCGAATGTGCGCCATGCGAAAAAAGCTGCCGCCAGCGGCGTTGATGGTCTTGTGCTGGTGAGTGCCGGAGCCGGCGGACATGGCGGTACATTAAATCCATTTGCGTTTATTGCGGCGGTGAAAAAATTCTACAACGGGACGATTATCTTATCGGGAGCACTTTCAACAGGAGCAGATGTTGCAGCGGCAAAGTTAATGGGCGCCGATTATGCTTATATGGGAACACGGTTTTTGGCCGCGGAGGAAAGCGATGCGCCGGAAGAGTATAAGCAAATGGTCATCGACTCTACGATTGAAGACGTACTGTACACGGATTCGTTTAGTGGCGTGCCGGTAAACGTACTGGTCCCGAGCCTGATAAAGGAAGGGATTGATCCAAAAACGCTCAAGCCAAGAGAGGACATCGATTTGTCCCATTTGGTTGATGCCAAAGCGTGGCGGGATATCTGGTCAGCGGGACATGGTGTGACAACGATTACGAAAAGGGAAACCACCAAAGAAATTGTGGACACTTTAATAGCGGAGTATGAGGAAGGCGTAGCAAGCCTTATACGAAATGCTTGA
- a CDS encoding protoporphyrinogen oxidase, protein MTTVAVVGGGITGLSALHYLQKLKKEHGLDLELVLVEKDKVLGGKIRTVKDAEFIMETGADSIVARHASVMPLIEDLHLQDRVVYNGTGISYLYANNKLHAIPADTVFGIPMSEEALFSSTLVSEEGKKAALRDFETKNETFTCDSSIGEFLEAFLGKELVDNQIAPVLSGVYSGNLHELTLSSTLPYLVEYKNKYGSIIKGLEENKAHFQGAANKKFISFDEGMLVLIDRLEEELDEVSIFKGVETTELQKKDGQYEVELANGKMVMADIVILATPHETAQKLLNEKELDREFERLLSSSLISVYIGFELPDAQLPADGTGFIVSQESDLLCNACTWTSRKWSHTSRNNNLLVRLFYKSSNPSFEQLKDLSEAELTKVALHDVEKSLGIEADPTSVEVTGWKNLMPNYTMQHKSAVNALEVKMAELVPGIQLAGASYYGVGIGACIQNGKNLADKIAEQLLAKK, encoded by the coding sequence ATGACGACAGTGGCAGTAGTAGGCGGAGGCATTACTGGTCTTTCTGCATTGCATTATTTGCAGAAGCTGAAAAAAGAACATGGCCTTGATTTGGAATTGGTATTGGTTGAGAAAGACAAGGTGTTGGGAGGCAAAATCCGGACGGTAAAAGATGCAGAGTTCATCATGGAAACCGGAGCGGATTCGATTGTAGCTCGCCATGCCAGTGTGATGCCTTTAATCGAAGACTTGCACTTGCAGGACCGAGTTGTTTATAACGGAACTGGCATTTCCTATTTATATGCCAATAATAAGCTGCATGCCATTCCGGCGGATACGGTTTTTGGCATTCCTATGAGTGAAGAAGCTTTGTTCAGTTCGACGCTTGTCTCAGAAGAAGGAAAAAAAGCGGCTCTGCGGGATTTTGAAACTAAGAACGAGACCTTTACGTGTGACAGTTCAATTGGTGAGTTTCTTGAAGCGTTTCTTGGAAAAGAACTGGTGGACAACCAGATTGCCCCCGTATTATCGGGTGTATATTCTGGGAACTTGCATGAATTGACACTTTCTTCGACGTTGCCTTATTTGGTCGAATACAAAAACAAGTATGGCAGCATTATTAAAGGCCTCGAAGAAAATAAAGCGCATTTCCAAGGTGCTGCCAATAAAAAATTTATTTCTTTCGATGAAGGCATGTTGGTGCTGATCGATCGCTTGGAAGAAGAGTTAGACGAAGTCAGCATCTTCAAAGGTGTGGAAACGACAGAGCTCCAGAAAAAAGATGGTCAATATGAAGTGGAATTGGCCAATGGGAAAATGGTGATGGCTGATATTGTCATACTGGCGACGCCGCATGAAACAGCGCAGAAATTGCTGAATGAAAAAGAGCTCGATCGAGAATTTGAACGGCTGTTAAGTTCTTCATTAATCAGCGTCTATATCGGTTTTGAATTGCCGGATGCACAATTGCCGGCAGACGGCACGGGCTTCATCGTTTCTCAGGAAAGTGATTTACTGTGCAATGCTTGCACTTGGACAAGCCGGAAATGGAGCCATACTTCCCGCAATAACAATTTACTGGTCCGGTTGTTCTACAAAAGTTCGAATCCGTCCTTTGAACAGCTGAAGGATTTATCGGAAGCGGAATTGACAAAGGTTGCTTTACATGATGTTGAGAAGAGCCTGGGTATCGAGGCTGACCCAACGTCAGTTGAAGTGACGGGCTGGAAAAACCTGATGCCGAATTACACGATGCAGCATAAATCAGCGGTTAATGCATTAGAAGTGAAAATGGCTGAGCTCGTTCCCGGCATCCAACTGGCCGGCGCTTCTTATTACGGCGTCGGCATCGGTGCCTGTATCCAAAACGGCAAAAATTTAGCGGACAAGATTGCAGAACAGCTATTAGCGAAAAAGTAA
- a CDS encoding alpha/beta fold hydrolase: MPYATIEDSVSLYYRVEGEGVPIVFIHPPVLGYKVFKHQEKLAHSWQTIFYDLRGHGQSSRGNTSLSIDLLANDLKKLLDKIGISKAVICGFSNGGTIAQEFALLYPEHTSALILSGGYPKVDHLSLKSKVYFGMVMAKLRRIPTVAKMQAKTHKYFKRDEQELFDYAKKADGEKVYEYCKAGLHYNATPFLHRLTMPILLIYGDLEKTMHRHRKPYLKAARNVEVIYVKGISHEVPPKKFPEFNEIVHNFLQKNKQAGFLD; this comes from the coding sequence ATGCCATATGCCACAATTGAAGACTCAGTGTCCTTGTACTACCGTGTAGAAGGCGAAGGAGTGCCCATTGTTTTCATCCATCCGCCTGTGCTGGGTTATAAAGTTTTTAAACACCAGGAAAAACTGGCACATTCCTGGCAAACCATTTTTTATGACCTTCGGGGCCATGGCCAAAGTTCACGTGGAAATACGTCGCTGTCGATTGATCTTTTAGCTAATGATTTAAAGAAGTTGTTAGATAAAATCGGCATCTCCAAAGCGGTGATTTGCGGATTTTCCAATGGCGGGACGATTGCCCAGGAATTCGCTTTGCTTTATCCGGAGCATACCTCTGCCTTGATTTTGTCCGGAGGCTATCCAAAAGTCGATCACCTGAGCTTAAAAAGCAAAGTTTATTTTGGAATGGTGATGGCGAAACTTCGTCGAATTCCGACAGTCGCTAAAATGCAGGCAAAAACTCATAAATACTTTAAAAGGGATGAACAAGAACTTTTTGATTATGCCAAAAAAGCGGATGGTGAGAAAGTATATGAATACTGCAAAGCCGGGTTGCATTACAATGCCACGCCTTTCCTCCATCGTTTGACTATGCCGATTCTACTCATATACGGCGATTTGGAAAAGACGATGCATCGCCATCGCAAACCTTATCTCAAAGCGGCTCGCAACGTCGAAGTTATCTATGTCAAAGGGATATCCCATGAAGTGCCCCCAAAGAAATTTCCGGAATTTAATGAAATTGTCCATAATTTTCTGCAAAAAAATAAACAAGCCGGCTTCCTGGATTAA